A stretch of Zootoca vivipara chromosome 13, rZooViv1.1, whole genome shotgun sequence DNA encodes these proteins:
- the LOC118094670 gene encoding zinc finger protein 501-like translates to MEQEEDLITQSSRDPPEAPRGHIASGGPGMRDLAGAPAPYKCSVCRKRFNKTSNLVQHEKIHTGEKPYRCSQCGKRFTRSNNLAEHERIHTGEKPYKCPECGKTFNRSSILLRHRRIHTGDKPYKCPRCGKSFDESARLRVHQRTHLTEVAYLIDSNGEATAIDTSGVAHSCSDCGKTFSLYSNLAKHQRIHTGEKPYRCAQCGVNFSEASNLIRHQRYHARDKPFQCPMCQKSFGQSSHLIQHQRIHTGERPHKCPDCGKSFIENSTLKKHQRIHTGEKPHRCVECGKSFSLSSHLVTHQRSHTGERPYKCEDCGKGFTDTSSLIIHRRSHTGEKPYKCDVCGKAFVLSSVYLNHHRTHTGEKPFGCPDCGRAFRQWSQLVIHRRLHTGERPYKCPYCNKGFCDSSTLTKHKRTHTGEKPNKCAECGVSFGSKVQLVEHQALHGGEASALAIL, encoded by the coding sequence ATGGAGCAGGAAGAGGATCTGATTACCCAAAGTTCAAGGGATCCACCTGAGGCTCCTAGAGGACACATAGCAAGTGGTGGGCCTGGGATGAGGGATCTTGCGGGCGCGCCGGCCCCTTACAAGTGCTCCGTTTGCCGAAAGAGGTTCAACAAGACATCCAACCTGGTTCAGCATGAGAagatccacacgggcgagaagccctacaGATGCTCGCAGTGCGGGAAAAGGTTTACCCGGAGCAACAACCTGGCTGAGCACGAGaggatccacacgggagagaagccttaCAAATGTCCCGAGTGCGGGAAGACCTTCAACCGCAGCTCCATTCTGCTCAGGCACCGGAGGATCCATACGGGAGACAAGCCCTACAAGTGCCCCCGGTGCGGGAAGAGTTTTGACGAGAGCGCCAGGCTCCGGGTGCACCAAAGGACTCACCTGACAGAGGTGGCCTACCTCATCGACAGCAACGGGGAGGCCACAGCCATCGACACGAGCGGCGTGGCCCACAGCTGCTCCGACTGCGGCAAGACGTTCAGCCTCTACTCCAACCTAGCAAAGCACCAAAGGAttcacacgggcgagaagccgtaTCGGTGCGCCCAGTGCGGGGTCAACTTCAGCGAGGCCTCCAACCTGATCCGCCACCAGAGGTATCACGCACGGGACAAGCCGTTCCAATGCCCCATGTGCCAGAAGAGCTTCGGACAGAGTTCGCACCTCATCCAGCACCAGCGTATCCACACGGGCGAGCGGCCCCACAAATGCCCCgactgtgggaagagcttcatcGAGAACTCGACCCTGAAGAAGCACCAGCggatccacaccggggagaagccccaCCGGTGCGTGgagtgcggcaagagcttcagcCTCAGCTCACACCTGGTGACGCACCAGAGGAGCCACACCGGGGAGCGGCCTTACAAATGCGAGGATTGCGGGAAGGGCTTCACCGACACGTCCTCCCTCATCATCCACCGGCGGagccacaccggggagaagccctacaagtgcgaCGTGTGCGGCAAGGCCTTTGTGCTGAGCTCCGTCTACCTGAACCACCACCGGactcacaccggggagaagccttTTGGCTGCCCCGACTGCGGCCGCGCCTTCCGCCAGTGGTCGCAGCTGGTCATTCACCGGAGACTCCACACGGGGGAGCGGCCCTACAAATGCCCCTATTGCAACAAGGGGTTCTGCGACAGCTCCACCCTGACGAAGCACAAAAggacccacacaggagagaagccaaaCAAGTGTGCCGAGTGCGGGGTGAGCTTCGGCTCGAAGGTGCAGTTGGTGGAGCATCAGGCGCTGCACGGGGGAGAGGCATCTGCTCTGGCTATCCTGTAG